In a genomic window of Candidatus Competibacteraceae bacterium:
- a CDS encoding SUMF1/EgtB/PvdO family nonheme iron enzyme: MTDETNALPKGFNLHRYQIEKVLGAGGFGITYRAIHEALENQVAIKEYFPAEWAYRDHNGTTVRANAQGQIPARSGEPACYDWGLQRFLDEAKILVQINHPCVVRVRDYFTANGSAYIVMEYEDGESLSALLQRGGILPESELRHLLDDVMPALEAVHGQGYLHRDLKPSNLYIRSSDTRVMLIDFGAARQALGRRTRSVTSVVTPGYSPIEQYVTVGEDYGPWTDIYALGAVLYRCITGAPPIEAPGRVLKDPVQPAVECGAGLYSRALLRVADRALAVRPEERFQTVADMRDALRVADRSNDRPDFSQVPQLQPELLELSPLNGGSPLGRPPVLSKPLTLPDDDPWSDTSRLERRSKPTNKAVGTPTPPSIPYQRPNDGPPVSGDKISSWTLTDFDSHNPPPFGAEGLQGAKPRESIPLLDDKVWEKPGGSDPRAASPSPEGGRTARPLAPSQSGPMPTLLNRPPQSAVEHLRKASSNRAAKSSPSEFAPTAAPGATPPSLTRREDERYRPGAADDGLSAEPGLDAISYSSRTQINWRWILMMVFAISGLSGIGLLGYEYYHALQEQQRQAAAAAQQTQQQRQEEDNARIAQEEARQRDQEFARYLGQSRSAIATKDWAAAQSNLERAAALNPNHADVATVRTELLAAQQPGVRSKVQTEPKTGVQLTWVEAGCFNMGSPSSERDRGGDENSHQVCVKGFWIGATEISNAQFRRFKPDHDSGAYQGRPLNRDAQPAVNLNWASAKAFVEWLSWEVGNGKRFRLPTEAEWEYAARAGTTTRYYWGNDIDPRYANFSDRNDPSGASVGSLDDRQAVTAPVGSYQPNNLGLFDVAGNAWEWTCSEYDPSYGGQEQGCSDKRANEGLRVLRGGSWNNGPGDLRSAKRQSRKPDYRDAMTGFRVMMEE; this comes from the coding sequence ATGACCGACGAAACCAACGCGCTGCCGAAGGGCTTCAACCTCCATCGCTATCAGATTGAAAAAGTCCTCGGCGCCGGCGGGTTTGGCATCACCTACCGAGCCATTCACGAGGCGCTCGAAAATCAGGTCGCCATCAAGGAATATTTCCCGGCCGAATGGGCCTATCGCGATCACAACGGCACCACGGTGCGCGCCAACGCGCAAGGTCAGATTCCCGCCCGCAGCGGCGAGCCGGCCTGTTACGACTGGGGCCTGCAACGGTTTCTGGACGAAGCCAAGATTCTGGTGCAGATCAACCACCCGTGCGTGGTGCGGGTGCGGGATTATTTCACCGCCAACGGCTCCGCCTACATCGTCATGGAATACGAAGACGGCGAATCCTTAAGCGCCCTGTTGCAGCGGGGTGGCATCCTGCCCGAATCTGAATTGCGCCACCTGCTCGATGACGTGATGCCAGCCTTGGAAGCGGTCCACGGCCAGGGCTACCTGCATCGCGACCTCAAGCCCAGCAATCTCTATATCCGCAGTTCCGACACCCGGGTCATGCTGATCGATTTCGGCGCCGCCCGCCAAGCCCTGGGCCGGCGCACCCGCAGTGTCACCAGCGTGGTGACGCCCGGCTATTCACCCATCGAACAATACGTCACGGTCGGTGAGGATTACGGACCCTGGACCGATATTTACGCGCTCGGCGCCGTCTTGTATCGCTGCATCACCGGCGCGCCGCCCATCGAAGCGCCGGGGCGGGTCCTCAAGGATCCGGTGCAGCCCGCCGTGGAATGCGGGGCCGGATTGTATTCGCGCGCGCTGCTGCGAGTGGCCGACCGCGCCTTGGCCGTCCGCCCCGAAGAACGCTTTCAGACCGTCGCCGACATGCGCGATGCCCTGCGGGTCGCCGATCGATCCAACGACCGCCCCGATTTTTCCCAGGTGCCGCAGCTGCAACCCGAGTTGCTGGAACTATCGCCGCTCAACGGCGGATCGCCCCTCGGCCGCCCGCCCGTCCTTTCGAAACCGTTGACGCTGCCCGACGACGATCCCTGGAGCGACACCAGCCGACTGGAGCGCCGCTCCAAACCCACTAATAAAGCAGTTGGAACGCCCACGCCACCCTCGATTCCCTACCAGCGTCCGAACGACGGCCCGCCGGTGTCCGGCGATAAAATCTCCAGCTGGACGCTGACCGATTTTGACAGCCACAACCCTCCACCTTTCGGCGCGGAAGGCTTGCAAGGCGCGAAGCCCAGGGAATCCATCCCTTTGTTGGACGACAAGGTCTGGGAAAAACCGGGCGGCTCCGACCCGCGAGCCGCCAGCCCTTCCCCCGAGGGCGGCCGCACGGCGCGACCGCTCGCTCCGTCCCAATCCGGGCCTATGCCGACCTTGCTCAACCGCCCGCCCCAATCGGCGGTGGAGCATTTAAGGAAAGCCTCATCGAATCGGGCCGCCAAAAGCTCGCCCTCCGAATTTGCGCCAACGGCCGCGCCCGGCGCCACACCCCCATCGCTCACCCGCCGCGAGGACGAGCGCTACAGACCCGGTGCGGCGGACGATGGGCTATCCGCCGAACCGGGTCTGGACGCCATCAGCTACAGCTCCCGCACCCAGATCAACTGGCGCTGGATTCTGATGATGGTATTCGCCATCTCCGGCCTGTCGGGCATCGGGCTGCTCGGCTATGAGTATTACCACGCCCTCCAGGAACAGCAGCGACAGGCGGCGGCGGCGGCCCAGCAGACTCAACAGCAGCGCCAGGAAGAAGACAACGCCCGCATCGCCCAGGAAGAAGCCCGGCAACGCGATCAGGAGTTCGCGCGCTATCTGGGGCAATCGCGCAGCGCCATCGCCACCAAGGATTGGGCGGCGGCCCAAAGCAATCTGGAGCGCGCGGCCGCGCTGAATCCCAACCACGCGGATGTGGCGACGGTGCGGACCGAACTGCTCGCCGCCCAACAGCCGGGCGTCCGCTCCAAAGTCCAGACCGAGCCCAAGACCGGCGTGCAACTGACCTGGGTCGAAGCAGGCTGCTTCAACATGGGCAGTCCGAGCAGCGAGCGGGATCGCGGGGGCGATGAAAACTCCCATCAAGTCTGCGTCAAGGGCTTCTGGATCGGCGCCACGGAGATCAGCAACGCCCAATTCCGTCGCTTCAAACCCGACCACGACAGCGGGGCCTATCAAGGACGCCCCCTGAATCGCGACGCGCAGCCCGCCGTCAATCTGAATTGGGCCAGTGCGAAAGCGTTTGTCGAATGGCTGTCCTGGGAAGTCGGTAACGGCAAACGCTTCCGCTTGCCCACCGAGGCGGAATGGGAATACGCCGCCCGCGCCGGCACCACCACCCGTTATTATTGGGGCAACGACATCGATCCCCGTTACGCCAACTTCTCCGACCGCAACGACCCGTCCGGGGCGTCGGTCGGCAGTCTGGACGACCGCCAGGCGGTGACGGCGCCGGTCGGCAGCTACCAGCCCAACAACCTGGGCCTGTTTGATGTCGCCGGCAATGCCTGGGAATGGACCTGTTCGGAATACGATCCCAGTTACGGCGGTCAAGAGCAGGGTTGTTCGGACAAACGCGCCAACGAGGGCCTGCGCGTGCTCCGCGGTGGTTCTTGGAACAACGGACCCGGCGATTTGCGCTCGGCCAAGCGCCAATCTCGCAAGCCCGACTATCGCGACGCGATGACCGGCTTTCGGGTCATGATGGAAGAGTGA
- a CDS encoding serine/threonine-protein phosphatase has product MSAREPHLAPGWDQGAASQQGGRQEQQDRWGIFQSPDQTGLLALVADGMGGHLDGALGAQIVVDVARDFAQNSSESLRAEPADALERLCQRMHEAINARSETARSTVVTVWLDRSQAHWLNIGDSRLYHFRHGQRLMRTRDHSAVQLLMDLGEIDESDMASHPAQNRLYRCLGGAETPKPDSGQLAVQDGDLLALCSDGVWEYVTEPELWETTQVHGPAAAARALADQAARRGGKIADNATLILLRAGAGTTVASEHWLRRVSASFASLFHGDRR; this is encoded by the coding sequence ATGAGCGCTCGCGAACCGCATCTTGCCCCCGGCTGGGATCAAGGGGCCGCCAGCCAGCAAGGCGGGCGTCAAGAACAACAGGATCGCTGGGGTATTTTTCAGAGCCCCGACCAGACAGGGTTGCTGGCTCTCGTCGCGGACGGCATGGGCGGTCATCTCGATGGCGCCCTGGGGGCGCAGATCGTGGTCGATGTCGCCCGCGACTTCGCCCAGAACTCGTCGGAGTCGCTACGCGCCGAGCCGGCGGACGCGCTCGAACGATTGTGCCAGCGGATGCACGAGGCCATCAACGCCCGCTCGGAAACCGCGCGCAGCACCGTGGTGACGGTCTGGCTCGACCGGTCTCAGGCGCACTGGTTGAATATCGGCGACAGCCGGCTGTACCATTTCCGGCACGGCCAGCGCCTGATGCGAACCCGCGACCATTCGGCCGTACAATTGTTGATGGATCTGGGAGAAATCGACGAATCCGACATGGCGAGCCATCCGGCGCAGAACCGGCTTTACCGGTGTCTGGGCGGCGCGGAAACGCCCAAGCCGGACAGCGGCCAGCTTGCCGTCCAAGACGGTGATTTGCTGGCGCTGTGTTCGGATGGGGTCTGGGAATATGTGACCGAACCCGAGCTGTGGGAAACCACCCAAGTTCACGGTCCCGCCGCCGCCGCCCGCGCCCTGGCCGACCAAGCAGCCCGCCGCGGGGGGAAAATCGCCGACAACGCGACCTTGATCCTGCTGCGCGCCGGTGCTGGCACGACGGTTGCCTCCGAGCATTGGCTGCGCCGGGTTTCCGCCAGTTTCGCCTCGCTGTTTCACGGCGACCGCCGCTAA
- a CDS encoding peroxiredoxin, whose protein sequence is MKLKIGDPAPLFSATTTDGSSVKLSDYFGTKLVLYFYPMDDTPGCTQQACSLRDHHQAIRDKGADILGVSTQDVASHQRFTKKYHLSFPLIADTDSTVTQAYGAAGDGLMGAARNLLGIANRMTYIIDESGHIAHIIDKPDCANHAGEVLKLL, encoded by the coding sequence ATGAAATTGAAAATTGGTGACCCCGCCCCGCTGTTCAGCGCTACCACGACCGATGGCAGCTCCGTCAAACTGTCCGATTATTTCGGCACAAAATTGGTGCTTTACTTTTATCCGATGGATGATACGCCAGGCTGCACCCAGCAAGCCTGTTCCCTGCGCGACCACCATCAGGCCATCCGCGACAAGGGTGCGGACATTCTCGGCGTGTCCACCCAGGATGTCGCCTCACACCAACGCTTCACGAAAAAATACCACCTAAGCTTCCCCCTGATCGCCGATACCGATTCCACCGTCACCCAAGCCTATGGTGCCGCGGGTGACGGCTTGATGGGAGCGGCAAGAAACTTGCTAGGTATTGCCAACCGGATGACCTACATCATCGATGAAAGCGGCCATATCGCCCATATCATCGACAAACCCGATTGCGCCAACCACGCCGGAGAAGTGCTTAAACTGTTGTAG
- a CDS encoding long-chain-fatty-acid--CoA ligase, with protein sequence MEKIWLKEYPSGVPAEIDVDEFSSLKDILEKSCQRFAELPAYSNWGVTLHYRDIDRLSRDFAAFLYGLGLSKGARVALMMPNILQYPVALFGVLRAGMVVVNVNPLYTPRELEHQLNDSGAAAIVIVENFAHTLQDVLSKTPLKTVVMTQLGDLFPWPKRLLVNFVVKHIKKRVPAWTIPGTVSFGGALKAGAGQALPAVSLTHDDLAFLQYTGGTTGVAKGAMLSHGNLVGNLQQTSAWLSPFSRPAEETIITALPLYHIFSLTANCLTFMKVGGHNILITDPRDLPGLIKELSKLRFTVITGVNTLFNALLHAPGFDRLDFSALKFSLGGGMAVQRAVADHWKQLTGAPLIEAYGLTETSPAVCINPLNLADYNGSIGLPIPSTELSIRDDENREAGIGQDRVGEICVRGPQVMRGYWNRPDETAKVMTEDGFLRTGDIGYMDERGYTRIVDRKKDLILVSGFNVYPNEIEDVVALHPGVLEVAAVGVPDEKSGEAVKIVVVKKDPALTAEALIAHCRQYLTGYKVPRRVEFRKELPKTNVGKILRRMLRDTEAGGTGAGG encoded by the coding sequence ATGGAAAAAATTTGGTTAAAAGAATATCCCTCGGGTGTTCCGGCCGAAATCGATGTGGATGAATTTTCCTCCTTAAAAGATATTTTAGAAAAGAGCTGCCAGCGTTTTGCAGAGCTGCCGGCCTATTCCAACTGGGGTGTCACCCTGCACTATCGCGACATCGACCGGCTCAGCCGCGATTTTGCGGCGTTTCTGTACGGTCTGGGTTTGAGCAAGGGCGCTCGGGTCGCGCTCATGATGCCCAACATCCTGCAATATCCGGTGGCGCTGTTTGGCGTGCTGCGCGCCGGGATGGTGGTGGTGAACGTCAATCCCCTCTATACGCCCCGCGAGCTGGAACACCAATTGAACGATTCCGGCGCGGCCGCCATCGTCATCGTCGAAAATTTCGCGCATACCTTGCAAGACGTGCTGAGCAAGACCCCGCTCAAGACGGTGGTCATGACCCAATTGGGCGATTTGTTTCCCTGGCCCAAGCGCCTTTTGGTCAATTTCGTGGTAAAGCATATCAAGAAGCGGGTGCCGGCTTGGACTATCCCCGGTACCGTCTCCTTCGGCGGCGCCCTGAAAGCCGGCGCCGGTCAGGCGCTGCCGGCAGTGTCGCTGACGCACGACGATCTAGCGTTTTTGCAATACACCGGTGGCACCACCGGGGTGGCCAAGGGTGCGATGCTGAGCCACGGTAACCTGGTGGGAAACTTACAGCAGACCTCCGCTTGGCTGAGCCCGTTTTCCAGACCCGCCGAAGAAACCATCATCACCGCATTGCCGCTTTATCATATTTTCTCGCTGACCGCCAATTGCCTGACCTTCATGAAAGTCGGCGGCCACAACATCCTCATCACCGACCCCCGCGATCTGCCGGGCCTCATCAAGGAACTCAGCAAACTGCGCTTCACGGTCATCACCGGCGTGAACACCTTGTTCAACGCCTTGTTGCACGCGCCGGGTTTCGACCGGTTGGATTTCAGCGCCCTTAAATTCAGTCTGGGAGGAGGCATGGCGGTACAGCGCGCGGTGGCGGACCATTGGAAGCAGTTGACCGGCGCTCCGTTGATCGAGGCCTACGGCTTGACCGAAACCTCACCGGCGGTCTGCATCAATCCCCTGAATCTAGCGGACTACAACGGCAGCATCGGTTTGCCGATTCCCTCCACCGAATTGTCGATCCGCGATGACGAGAACCGTGAAGCGGGCATCGGCCAGGATCGGGTCGGTGAAATTTGCGTGCGCGGCCCCCAAGTGATGCGCGGCTATTGGAACCGTCCCGACGAGACCGCCAAGGTGATGACCGAGGACGGGTTTCTGCGAACCGGCGACATCGGTTACATGGACGAGCGCGGCTACACCCGGATCGTGGACCGCAAGAAAGACCTAATTCTGGTGTCGGGCTTCAACGTCTATCCCAACGAGATCGAGGACGTAGTAGCCTTGCATCCGGGCGTGCTGGAAGTGGCCGCCGTGGGGGTGCCGGACGAGAAATCGGGCGAGGCGGTCAAGATCGTGGTGGTCAAGAAAGACCCGGCGCTGACGGCCGAGGCGCTGATCGCGCATTGCCGCCAGTACCTGACCGGTTACAAGGTACCGCGCCGGGTCGAATTCCGCAAAGAGTTGCCGAAGACCAATGTCGGCAAGATCCTGCGTCGGATGCTGCGCGATACCGAAGCGGGCGGGACCGGCGCGGGCGGCTGA
- a CDS encoding alpha/beta hydrolase, protein MYLDRVSRSPKTAPKGPPLLFVHGSFSDARLWDEYFLPYFAENGYETHAFSLRGHGRSEGRDRLHIWRLADYVADLAQAVADLSHPPLVIGHSMGGMVVQKYLESSPSVAGMVLMGSVPPQGLLPSNLHMAMSHPFLFQQMALFSLFGPSYGSLDMMRRLLFSPDLPAEKLRKFFNYVQAESQVVSLDMMGLNPLRLRPGSLSIPVLVLGAQHDIFVSPALVRETARFYRAECHICPNMAHAMMLEANWREMADYLLDWIARAFEARPATATA, encoded by the coding sequence ATGTATCTTGACAGAGTCAGCCGCTCCCCAAAAACGGCTCCCAAAGGGCCGCCGCTGCTATTCGTCCACGGCTCCTTCAGCGACGCTCGCCTATGGGATGAGTATTTTTTACCTTACTTCGCTGAAAACGGTTACGAAACCCACGCGTTCAGCCTGCGCGGTCACGGGCGCAGCGAGGGCCGGGATCGCTTGCATATCTGGCGGCTGGCCGATTACGTCGCCGATCTGGCGCAAGCGGTCGCTGATCTATCGCACCCGCCCTTGGTGATCGGGCATTCGATGGGCGGCATGGTGGTCCAAAAATATTTGGAAAGCTCGCCCTCGGTCGCGGGCATGGTATTGATGGGTTCCGTACCGCCGCAGGGGCTGCTGCCATCCAACCTGCACATGGCGATGAGCCACCCGTTCCTGTTCCAGCAGATGGCGCTGTTTTCGCTCTTCGGTCCCAGTTACGGCTCGCTCGATATGATGCGCCGGCTGCTGTTTTCGCCGGACCTGCCCGCCGAAAAACTCCGCAAGTTTTTCAATTACGTGCAAGCCGAATCGCAGGTGGTGTCGCTGGATATGATGGGGTTGAATCCGCTGCGACTGAGACCGGGTTCGCTGTCAATACCCGTTCTGGTCCTAGGCGCCCAGCACGATATCTTCGTCTCGCCGGCATTGGTCAGGGAAACCGCTCGCTTCTACCGCGCCGAATGCCATATTTGCCCCAACATGGCGCACGCCATGATGTTGGAAGCAAACTGGCGGGAGATGGCGGATTACCTGCTCGATTGGATCGCGCGCGCCTTCGAGGCCCGGCCGGCGACCGCGACCGCGTGA
- a CDS encoding PilZ domain-containing protein: protein MPSPLPPQELREFHRIRFPLSERPTLTVENQALAVIDVSVRGLRYITSGRPSPKPGDKVGGVLRFRRGAQAKIEGTVVRVQNDHVALHLGKEIPFSILIAEQRYLHLRYPTWS, encoded by the coding sequence ATGCCTTCCCCATTGCCTCCTCAAGAATTGCGCGAGTTTCACCGCATCCGTTTTCCGCTCTCGGAACGGCCGACCTTGACCGTCGAAAATCAAGCGCTGGCCGTCATCGACGTCTCGGTGCGGGGCTTGCGCTATATCACCTCCGGCCGGCCGTCCCCCAAGCCGGGCGATAAGGTCGGGGGCGTGCTCCGCTTCCGGCGCGGCGCGCAGGCGAAAATCGAGGGAACCGTGGTCCGCGTCCAAAACGATCATGTCGCGCTGCATCTTGGCAAGGAGATCCCGTTTTCCATTCTGATCGCCGAACAGCGGTATCTTCACTTGCGTTATCCGACGTGGTCGTGA
- a CDS encoding exodeoxyribonuclease VII large subunit, giving the protein MTATIAPRREPYTVSRLNQEARALLEGQFPTLWVEGEVSNLTRPSSGHLYFSLKDARAQIRCALFQNRAFLFRDCPRNGQQVLARGRVSVYEPRGDYQIIVDYVEEAGAGALRRAYDELRLRLEREGCFAPERKQPLPRFPRRIGVITSATGAAIRDVLATLGRRCPSLPVLLYPVPVQGEGATERIARTLRLASQRRDCDVVLLVRGGGSLEDLQAFNEEIVARAICECAVPLVTGIGHETDSTIADFAADLRAATPTAAAELASPDFAEWLDKVRRLAELLQQRTQRQVSDRFQQLEVLEKRLLRLHPRGRLHGHAQRLDELEQRLQRAWRAHLHRGRSRLTGLTQRLQAQTPLLRARHEERRLNALSARLHLALRQNTRLASRRLNQLSDQLHALSPLATLHRGYAILRRPDGGVILRRAGEAMAGEIVEALLGEGRLRCEVKAVCPSDPAVAALPRPSRPGPRPP; this is encoded by the coding sequence ATGACCGCGACCATCGCCCCACGCCGCGAGCCGTATACCGTCTCCCGTTTGAACCAGGAAGCGCGGGCGTTGCTGGAAGGCCAATTTCCGACGCTTTGGGTGGAAGGCGAGGTCTCGAATCTGACCCGACCCTCCTCGGGACACCTGTATTTTTCGCTCAAGGACGCCCGCGCGCAAATTCGCTGCGCGCTGTTTCAAAATCGCGCTTTTCTGTTCCGGGATTGCCCGCGCAACGGCCAGCAGGTGCTGGCGCGGGGGCGGGTCAGCGTTTACGAGCCGCGCGGCGACTACCAAATCATCGTCGACTATGTGGAGGAAGCCGGCGCCGGCGCGCTGCGGCGGGCTTATGACGAACTGCGGCTCCGCCTGGAGCGGGAAGGCTGCTTCGCGCCGGAGCGCAAGCAACCCCTGCCCCGCTTTCCGCGGCGGATCGGCGTGATCACTTCAGCCACCGGCGCGGCCATCCGCGACGTGCTCGCCACCCTGGGCCGGCGTTGCCCCAGCCTGCCGGTCCTGCTTTATCCGGTTCCGGTGCAGGGCGAAGGCGCGACGGAACGTATCGCCCGAACCCTGCGCCTGGCTTCCCAGCGCCGGGATTGCGATGTGGTGCTGTTGGTGCGCGGCGGCGGCTCGCTGGAAGACTTGCAAGCCTTCAACGAGGAAATCGTCGCCCGCGCCATTTGCGAGTGCGCCGTGCCGCTGGTCACCGGGATCGGCCATGAGACCGATAGCACCATCGCCGACTTCGCCGCCGATTTGCGCGCGGCCACGCCCACGGCGGCGGCGGAACTGGCCAGCCCCGATTTCGCGGAGTGGCTCGATAAAGTCCGACGGCTGGCCGAGCTCCTGCAACAGCGGACCCAGCGCCAGGTCAGCGACCGATTCCAGCAGTTGGAGGTGCTGGAAAAGCGGCTCCTGCGCCTGCATCCGCGCGGTCGCCTGCACGGTCACGCCCAGCGACTCGACGAACTGGAGCAGCGCTTGCAGCGGGCGTGGCGCGCTCACCTGCATCGCGGTCGGTCTCGCTTGACCGGCCTGACGCAACGCTTGCAGGCTCAGACCCCCCTGCTTCGAGCGCGCCACGAAGAGCGGCGCCTGAACGCGCTTTCGGCGCGCTTGCACCTTGCCCTGCGCCAGAACACCCGACTCGCTTCCCGACGGCTGAACCAGCTGAGCGACCAGTTGCACGCCTTGAGCCCGCTCGCCACCTTGCATCGAGGCTATGCGATCCTGCGCCGGCCCGACGGCGGCGTCATTTTACGCCGGGCGGGAGAGGCGATGGCCGGCGAAATCGTCGAAGCGCTGCTGGGTGAAGGGCGCCTGCGCTGTGAAGTCAAAGCCGTTTGCCCGTCGGACCCCGCCGTGGCTGCGTTGCCCCGGCCCTCTCGGCCAGGACCGCGTCCTCCATGA
- the guaB gene encoding IMP dehydrogenase produces MRIVQEALTFDDVLLLPAYSAVLPKDVNLKTQLTRAITLNIPLLAAAMDTVTESRLAIALAQEGGIGIIHKNMPIEKQAHEVRRVKKYESGVINDPIVTAPNTTIREVLALTRAHHISGVPVVDGEDLVGIVTSRDLRFEDNMAAPVRTIMTPKERLVTVREGASRQEIIELLHKHRIEKVLVVNDRFELRGMITVKDIQKSSDFPSACKDEWGRLRAGAAVGTGGDTEERVTALVAADVDVIVVDTAHGHSRNVLDRVRWIKANYPKVQVIGGNIATAAAARDLVEAGADAVKVGIGPGSICTTRIIAGVGVPQISAVANVAEALRDCDVPVIADGGVRYSGDFAKAIAAGAHAVMIGSLFAGTEEAPGEVELFQGRSYKSYRGMGSIGAMTQQHGSSDRYFQEGSAVEKLVPEGIEGRVPYKGSMLAIINQLTGGLRSSMGYVGCQDIAEMRTKPAFTRVTSAGMRESHVHDVTITKEAPNYRVD; encoded by the coding sequence ATGCGCATTGTTCAAGAAGCCCTTACCTTCGATGATGTCCTGCTTCTCCCGGCTTATTCCGCGGTGCTGCCCAAGGACGTAAACCTCAAGACCCAACTGACCCGAGCCATCACCTTGAATATTCCGCTGTTGGCGGCGGCGATGGACACGGTCACCGAATCGCGGCTGGCCATCGCTTTGGCGCAAGAAGGCGGTATCGGCATTATCCATAAGAATATGCCGATTGAAAAACAGGCGCACGAGGTGCGGCGGGTCAAGAAGTACGAAAGCGGCGTCATCAACGATCCGATCGTCACCGCGCCGAACACCACGATTCGCGAGGTGTTGGCGCTGACCCGCGCCCACCACATTTCCGGCGTGCCGGTGGTGGACGGGGAAGATCTGGTCGGCATCGTCACCAGCCGCGACTTGCGCTTCGAGGACAACATGGCCGCGCCGGTGCGCACCATCATGACGCCCAAGGAACGCTTGGTGACGGTGCGGGAAGGTGCCAGCCGCCAGGAAATCATCGAACTGCTGCACAAGCATCGCATCGAGAAAGTGCTGGTGGTCAACGACCGCTTTGAGCTGCGGGGCATGATCACGGTTAAGGATATCCAGAAATCCAGCGATTTTCCCAGCGCCTGCAAGGACGAATGGGGCCGGTTGCGGGCCGGCGCGGCGGTCGGCACCGGCGGCGATACCGAAGAACGGGTGACGGCGCTGGTGGCGGCCGATGTGGACGTGATCGTAGTGGACACCGCCCACGGTCATTCCCGCAACGTGCTCGACCGAGTGCGCTGGATCAAAGCGAACTATCCGAAGGTGCAGGTCATCGGCGGCAACATCGCCACCGCCGCCGCCGCCCGCGATCTGGTGGAAGCGGGCGCGGATGCGGTCAAGGTCGGCATCGGCCCCGGCTCGATCTGCACCACCCGCATCATCGCCGGGGTCGGCGTCCCGCAAATCAGCGCCGTGGCCAACGTCGCCGAAGCGCTGCGCGATTGCGACGTGCCGGTGATCGCCGACGGCGGGGTGCGTTATTCCGGTGACTTTGCCAAGGCGATCGCCGCCGGCGCGCACGCGGTGATGATCGGCAGTTTGTTCGCCGGCACCGAGGAAGCGCCGGGCGAAGTCGAATTGTTTCAGGGCCGTTCCTATAAATCTTATCGGGGCATGGGCTCCATCGGAGCGATGACCCAGCAGCACGGGTCCAGCGATCGCTATTTCCAGGAAGGCAGCGCGGTGGAGAAGCTGGTTCCGGAAGGTATCGAGGGCCGGGTGCCTTATAAGGGCAGTATGCTGGCGATCATCAATCAGCTGACGGGCGGCCTGCGCTCCAGCATGGGTTATGTCGGCTGCCAGGACATCGCCGAGATGCGAACCAAGCCGGCCTTTACCCGAGTCACCTCGGCCGGAATGCGCGAGAGTCATGTCCACGACGTGACCATCACCAAGGAAGCGCCGAATTATCGGGTGGATTGA